Proteins found in one Candidatus Hydrogenedentota bacterium genomic segment:
- a CDS encoding DUF72 domain-containing protein, with the protein MDVANLYIGTAGWSYADWKGIVYPEVQPRGFHALDVLARWFNMVEINSSFYRPPSARNAEAWARRVAPYPEFQFTAKIWQRFTHERGAWPSEPEIRQYTEGIAPLREAGRLGAVLAQFPWSFRRTAENRQWLARVCDCFAGYPLVVELRHASWDVPELYAGFAAREIAFCNIDQPIFDDSIAPSAHVTAPLAYVRLHGRNYEHWFREESGPNDRYNYLYSEEELNPWLERIQAMRGRARSVYAVTNNHFRGQAVANALEIAAGLGAAKYGGLPPGLLAAYPRLRALAREGP; encoded by the coding sequence GTGGACGTTGCGAATCTCTATATCGGCACGGCGGGCTGGTCCTACGCGGACTGGAAGGGCATCGTTTACCCGGAGGTTCAGCCGCGCGGATTTCATGCGCTGGACGTACTCGCCCGGTGGTTCAACATGGTGGAGATCAATTCCAGCTTCTACCGCCCGCCGTCCGCGCGAAACGCCGAAGCCTGGGCGCGCCGCGTGGCGCCGTATCCGGAGTTCCAGTTCACCGCGAAGATCTGGCAGCGCTTCACCCACGAGCGCGGCGCGTGGCCATCCGAACCCGAGATCCGGCAATACACCGAGGGTATCGCGCCGCTTCGGGAAGCGGGCCGCCTCGGCGCGGTGCTGGCCCAGTTTCCGTGGAGTTTTCGCCGCACCGCCGAAAACCGGCAGTGGCTCGCGCGGGTCTGCGACTGTTTCGCGGGCTATCCGCTGGTGGTGGAATTGCGGCACGCCTCGTGGGATGTCCCGGAACTGTATGCGGGATTCGCGGCGCGCGAAATTGCGTTCTGCAATATCGATCAGCCGATCTTTGACGATTCGATCGCGCCGTCCGCCCACGTAACCGCCCCCCTGGCCTACGTCCGGCTGCACGGGCGCAACTACGAGCACTGGTTTCGCGAAGAATCCGGCCCCAACGACCGCTACAACTACCTCTACAGCGAGGAGGAGTTGAATCCCTGGCTCGAACGCATCCAGGCGATGCGGGGGCGCGCCAGGAGCGTCTACGCCGTCACCAACAACCACTTTCGCGGCCAGGCGGTCGCCAATGCGCTCGAGATTGCGGCGGGGCTCGGCGCGGCGAAATATGGCGGCCTCCCGCCCGGCCTGCTGGCGGCCTACCCCCGGCTTCGGGCGCTGGCGCGCGAAGGCCCGTGA
- a CDS encoding ATP-dependent Clp protease proteolytic subunit, protein MWHDDEEDDKKKDDKSNAEGMMHRMLKSRTVLVAGTVDQEMAEKVITQLFILNNDSHDPIKVVITSPGGHVDSGYAIHDVMRCIESPVITIGAGWVASIAVPILFGGDKGKRLSLPNTRYLLHQPSGGAGGQASDIRIEAQEILKIRERINKMIAVETGQPVEKIAKDSDRNFWMNAEEALAYGIVSKIVTKLDEIDA, encoded by the coding sequence ATCTGGCACGATGACGAAGAAGACGACAAGAAGAAGGACGACAAGAGCAACGCCGAAGGCATGATGCACCGGATGCTCAAGTCCCGGACCGTGCTCGTCGCCGGGACGGTGGACCAGGAGATGGCGGAGAAGGTCATCACCCAGCTCTTCATCCTGAACAACGATTCCCACGACCCGATCAAGGTGGTGATCACCTCGCCCGGCGGCCACGTGGACTCCGGATACGCGATCCACGACGTGATGCGCTGTATCGAGTCCCCCGTGATTACGATTGGCGCCGGTTGGGTGGCCAGCATCGCCGTCCCGATTCTGTTTGGCGGCGACAAGGGCAAGCGCCTCTCCCTGCCGAACACGCGCTACCTGCTCCACCAGCCCAGCGGCGGCGCGGGCGGCCAGGCATCCGACATCCGCATCGAGGCGCAGGAAATTCTCAAGATCCGCGAGCGCATCAACAAGATGATAGCGGTTGAAACCGGCCAGCCGGTGGAGAAAATCGCCAAGGACAGTGACCGCAACTTCTGGATGAACGCGGAAGAGGCGCTCGCCTACGGTATCGTTTCAAAGATCGTCACCAAGCTGGACGAGATCGACGCCTGA
- a CDS encoding glycosyltransferase family 2 protein — translation MNPLVSVVAPFFNEQDNIEPLYARVRDVFDGLPEYAAEFVFVNDGSTDATGSRLDAIAASDSRVRPIHLARNAGQSAALIAGMRAARGDYILTLDGDLQNDPADFPAFLALLEEYDCVCGYRAARNDPWVRRFSSWVANTVRNAVLHDGIRDAGCGAKGFRRHCVTHLVAFNGIHRFFAVFVRAQGFTIAEHPVRHHARHSGVSKYGIRNRLWRGLFDLVGVAWLRRRQVFFEVRPDVPRGAGNTPRD, via the coding sequence ATGAATCCCCTGGTCAGTGTCGTTGCGCCGTTTTTCAATGAGCAGGACAATATCGAACCGCTGTACGCGCGGGTGCGCGACGTTTTCGATGGTCTTCCCGAGTACGCGGCGGAGTTTGTTTTCGTTAACGATGGCAGCACCGACGCGACGGGTTCCCGCCTGGACGCAATTGCCGCCTCGGATTCCCGCGTGCGGCCGATCCACCTGGCCCGGAACGCCGGTCAGTCGGCGGCGCTCATTGCCGGCATGCGCGCGGCCCGCGGCGACTACATCTTGACGCTTGACGGGGACCTGCAGAACGATCCGGCGGACTTTCCGGCGTTTCTGGCGCTCCTGGAGGAGTACGATTGCGTCTGCGGGTACCGCGCGGCCCGGAACGATCCGTGGGTGCGGCGTTTTTCCAGCTGGGTAGCGAACACGGTCCGCAACGCGGTGCTCCACGATGGCATCCGGGACGCCGGGTGCGGCGCGAAGGGTTTCCGGCGCCATTGCGTGACGCACCTGGTGGCGTTCAACGGGATCCACCGGTTCTTCGCCGTGTTTGTGCGCGCGCAGGGCTTCACGATCGCCGAACACCCGGTTCGGCACCACGCGCGGCACAGCGGTGTGTCCAAGTACGGTATTCGGAACCGGCTCTGGCGCGGGTTGTTCGATCTGGTGGGCGTCGCCTGGCTGCGGCGCAGGCAGGTATTCTTCGAGGTGCGACCGGATGTCCCGCGGGGAGCCGGGAATACGCCGCGGGATTGA
- a CDS encoding DUF2339 domain-containing protein has product MNVYDEISAIRADLNGVKRTVERLSLRLDEAEARQRALDAAPRESAPPSPIEVLRPDQAEPVPPTVVETIRTPSAPLPPPLPLERAKPAPAPTPATVATVAAAPVASRPATPAALPAKKPRRFGPPEGMSWEMALGTYWLPRIGVPLIAMAVVYGFTWVAGQFQDAPWMPWARVAVGLGIAGAMAGTGWKLEARYPAFARLLMGGGLGVLYFVIFATWYIPQTRIAPRQEYTLVALALLVAGWGAIAHWRRSALVALIMTLMGHFTVALSTLTLEAPSRAAVGGLLLLGAGSAWFLYRHGWYAVAMAAMTGSYLNQFFWLASAPSGGQAPEFIAGMLVLCAYLVLYAIADRVAPVAFAVERARLRTAYAGVNTGGFLLLSLILMQGFEFTRSTEHLLYFGTALFALAMGWSYTRRDWSQGRAETGDRPAEDPLASFYLTKASVLTAVGFGAWLDGPTVTLSLALQSLVLILAARETHRHAPRLLALGAVALTLAHGACTWGFSSAPSLGEPGFVGHSAVLAAAVAVLWGVAEIYRVTPWHSFATGPWRGPLWLQTLREDLEIHEHAAAVPGPSRMVLSHIVAFAGVLLLLGHGNRLLADHQAAPLFALIAAALAGLGLGLRSAPLLLASAAVTFEGALTWFGHLATPAASASDVLYPGAIVIVSALAIAELLRVLAPVRMARYALHGDIQGSWPRNSELVANLHAMLAALLTAATALDAAMPPAHGLLVLGALSLAAVAGAALAGSASLGLFALVTGCFCAAPAVLLPSGDGMPWAALAGVGALAVASTAVETRWWGERAGLAFHRLLPAPYLVYGVVTWCVLWILDGEIGPGWRPAAIMVVALVLMAGMLALHARSLAVLATAVAALATLDWLADRPATAGWPVSWYAGAALLVGGALAGERFLRSRKPFAEPWPARILVVCAWLAALGFNREFADPAWRFAGAGVVALAFLGWSAVFRGGSAALLSLAGAALYTLLILAESAPAVVEGESGRLYGYLILIAYWLCVERGTAALRARATIPLLERNTAWAIPAVVGLSVLLGVVCLSRIPVIHNFYLTMSWAAWAIAVFGWAMFTGQRWFRYAGLAVIGLALGRVFLLDVWRLHGLERAGALLALGVTILGVGYGYTRWRASQESSAKPGNGEEGN; this is encoded by the coding sequence ATGAACGTGTACGACGAGATATCGGCCATTCGCGCCGACCTGAACGGCGTAAAGCGAACCGTCGAACGCCTTTCGCTTCGCCTCGACGAAGCGGAAGCGCGGCAGCGGGCGCTGGACGCGGCGCCCCGCGAAAGCGCGCCTCCGTCCCCTATCGAGGTCCTGCGGCCCGATCAAGCGGAGCCGGTCCCCCCGACGGTCGTGGAGACGATCCGGACGCCCTCCGCTCCGTTGCCGCCGCCGCTGCCCCTGGAGCGCGCCAAACCCGCGCCGGCTCCGACCCCGGCGACGGTCGCAACGGTCGCCGCGGCCCCCGTCGCCTCCCGCCCGGCCACGCCCGCCGCGCTGCCCGCGAAAAAGCCCCGCCGCTTCGGGCCGCCCGAGGGCATGAGCTGGGAAATGGCGTTGGGGACCTACTGGCTGCCCCGAATCGGCGTGCCGCTGATCGCGATGGCCGTGGTGTATGGCTTCACGTGGGTCGCGGGCCAGTTTCAGGACGCTCCCTGGATGCCGTGGGCGCGCGTGGCGGTGGGGCTCGGCATCGCGGGCGCCATGGCGGGAACCGGCTGGAAGCTGGAGGCGCGGTATCCGGCGTTCGCGCGCCTGCTCATGGGCGGTGGCCTGGGCGTCCTTTACTTCGTCATCTTCGCCACGTGGTACATCCCGCAGACCCGGATCGCGCCACGCCAGGAGTACACGCTGGTCGCGCTCGCCCTGCTCGTGGCGGGTTGGGGCGCCATCGCGCACTGGCGGCGCTCCGCGCTGGTAGCCCTCATTATGACCCTGATGGGCCACTTCACCGTGGCGCTATCCACCCTGACCCTGGAGGCCCCCAGCCGCGCCGCGGTCGGCGGGCTGTTGTTGCTCGGCGCGGGCAGCGCCTGGTTCCTGTACCGCCACGGCTGGTACGCGGTGGCGATGGCGGCGATGACCGGCAGCTACCTCAACCAGTTCTTCTGGCTGGCGAGCGCGCCGTCGGGCGGCCAGGCGCCGGAGTTCATTGCCGGCATGCTGGTCCTGTGCGCCTACCTGGTTCTCTACGCGATCGCCGATCGCGTGGCGCCCGTCGCGTTCGCGGTCGAACGCGCCCGGCTGCGCACGGCCTATGCGGGCGTCAACACGGGCGGGTTCCTGCTGCTTAGCCTCATCCTGATGCAGGGCTTCGAATTCACCCGGTCCACGGAGCATCTCCTCTACTTCGGGACGGCCCTGTTCGCGCTCGCGATGGGCTGGAGCTATACCCGGCGTGACTGGAGCCAGGGGCGCGCGGAAACAGGCGATCGCCCCGCCGAAGATCCCCTGGCGTCGTTCTACCTCACCAAGGCATCCGTATTGACAGCGGTGGGATTCGGAGCGTGGCTCGACGGGCCGACGGTAACGCTTTCGCTGGCGCTTCAGTCGCTCGTGCTCATCCTGGCGGCCCGGGAAACGCACCGGCACGCCCCCCGGCTCCTGGCGCTCGGCGCGGTCGCGCTGACGCTTGCCCACGGCGCATGCACGTGGGGGTTTAGCTCCGCGCCCTCCCTTGGTGAACCCGGCTTTGTGGGCCACAGCGCGGTTCTCGCCGCCGCCGTCGCCGTGCTCTGGGGCGTGGCCGAGATCTACCGCGTGACGCCGTGGCATAGCTTCGCCACCGGGCCGTGGCGGGGACCGCTCTGGCTCCAGACCCTGCGCGAAGATTTGGAAATACACGAGCACGCCGCCGCGGTTCCCGGTCCGAGCCGGATGGTGCTGTCGCATATCGTCGCGTTCGCCGGCGTACTCTTGCTCCTGGGCCACGGGAACCGCCTGTTGGCCGATCACCAGGCCGCGCCGCTATTTGCCCTGATCGCCGCGGCGCTCGCGGGCCTGGGCCTGGGTCTGCGATCCGCGCCGCTGCTCCTGGCGTCCGCCGCAGTCACGTTTGAAGGCGCCCTGACGTGGTTTGGCCACCTGGCCACGCCCGCGGCGTCCGCTTCGGACGTTCTGTATCCCGGCGCAATCGTGATCGTCTCGGCCCTCGCCATCGCGGAGCTGTTGCGCGTACTGGCGCCAGTTCGTATGGCCCGCTACGCTCTTCACGGTGACATTCAGGGGTCGTGGCCCCGGAACAGCGAACTTGTTGCGAACCTCCATGCGATGCTCGCGGCGCTGCTCACGGCCGCCACGGCCTTGGACGCGGCCATGCCGCCGGCGCACGGCCTGCTGGTACTGGGGGCCCTGTCGCTGGCGGCGGTGGCCGGCGCGGCGCTGGCGGGCAGCGCGAGCCTCGGCCTCTTTGCGTTGGTCACCGGCTGCTTCTGCGCCGCGCCCGCCGTCCTGCTCCCATCCGGAGATGGTATGCCCTGGGCGGCGCTGGCGGGTGTGGGCGCGCTTGCCGTCGCGTCCACCGCCGTCGAAACGCGCTGGTGGGGCGAACGCGCCGGCCTGGCGTTCCACCGTCTGCTGCCCGCGCCCTACCTCGTCTATGGCGTGGTTACCTGGTGCGTGCTCTGGATCCTGGACGGCGAGATCGGCCCGGGTTGGCGGCCCGCCGCGATAATGGTGGTTGCGCTGGTCCTGATGGCCGGCATGCTCGCGCTGCACGCGCGATCGCTCGCGGTTCTGGCGACCGCCGTGGCCGCGCTTGCCACCCTGGATTGGCTTGCCGACCGGCCCGCGACCGCCGGGTGGCCCGTGTCCTGGTATGCGGGCGCGGCGCTGCTGGTGGGCGGCGCGCTGGCGGGCGAGCGCTTTCTGCGGTCGCGGAAGCCCTTTGCGGAGCCCTGGCCGGCGCGGATACTGGTCGTGTGCGCGTGGCTCGCGGCGCTGGGCTTCAACCGGGAATTTGCGGATCCGGCCTGGCGCTTCGCCGGGGCCGGGGTGGTCGCACTCGCGTTCCTGGGTTGGAGCGCGGTATTCCGCGGCGGATCAGCGGCCCTGCTTTCGCTTGCGGGCGCGGCCCTGTACACGCTGCTCATCCTCGCCGAAAGCGCCCCGGCGGTGGTGGAAGGCGAATCCGGCCGCCTCTACGGGTACCTGATCCTGATTGCGTACTGGCTCTGTGTGGAGCGCGGGACGGCGGCGCTTCGGGCGCGCGCGACCATCCCGTTGCTGGAGCGGAACACGGCCTGGGCCATCCCGGCGGTGGTGGGTCTGTCCGTGTTGCTGGGCGTGGTATGCCTTTCGCGCATCCCCGTGATTCACAATTTCTACCTGACGATGTCCTGGGCGGCCTGGGCCATTGCCGTGTTCGGCTGGGCCATGTTCACGGGCCAGCGCTGGTTCCGCTACGCGGGACTTGCGGTGATCGGCCTCGCGCTGGGCCGGGTGTTCCTCCTCGACGTGTGGCGCTTGCACGGGCTGGAGCGCGCGGGGGCGCTGCTCGCGCTTGGCGTCACGATCCTGGGCGTCGGTTATGGCTATACGCGCTGGCGCGCGAGCCAGGAATCAAGCGCGAAGCCGGGAAATGGAGAGGAAGGCAACTGA
- a CDS encoding diguanylate cyclase yields MHNPSKSGARPEKPASGALANANAQIAALEQELALKSEQLALARREITNVQQRRIDEERLKVLLQMAGATAAELDEPLGELLRACAELEIDPVGAGRLGKRVEALKASALRVERCIEQIQSAQSSLLAPLPRDLDPETPQGHYRVLLIECEDHFSSTLHAWLAPWSEVVELKRVRNCGQAERRLAREAFDLILSDYELPDGNSLDLFTRLSTRMNLPPFILISGQGSEDVVAQAVRRGACDYLPKAGLNRERVVQSILAALERVRLRQELEAAHRRLADLATHDELTGLYNRRYLMEALETEISRAHRYGQPLTLCMFDLDHFKDLNDQFGHEAGDRVLVSIADMLHQTVRSPDVAGRYGGEEFLVLLINTGVEKAAHYGDRLRRQVGRKRFRFGGQARVRITCSIGLAACHPDADRAPDLVNRADAALYDAKGSGRNRVRIAR; encoded by the coding sequence ATGCACAATCCGTCCAAATCCGGCGCCCGGCCCGAGAAGCCGGCGTCCGGCGCCCTGGCGAACGCCAACGCCCAAATTGCCGCGCTTGAGCAGGAACTGGCCCTGAAATCCGAGCAACTCGCGCTGGCGCGGCGGGAAATTACGAACGTGCAGCAGCGCCGGATCGATGAAGAACGCCTCAAGGTCCTGCTGCAGATGGCGGGCGCGACGGCGGCGGAGCTGGACGAGCCGCTGGGCGAGCTGTTGCGGGCGTGCGCGGAGCTGGAGATCGATCCGGTGGGCGCTGGGCGGCTCGGCAAGCGGGTGGAGGCGTTGAAGGCGTCCGCGCTGCGGGTCGAGCGCTGCATCGAGCAGATCCAGAGCGCGCAATCGAGCCTGCTGGCGCCTTTGCCGCGCGACCTCGACCCTGAAACCCCCCAGGGCCATTACCGGGTTTTACTCATCGAGTGCGAAGATCACTTTTCGTCGACCCTGCACGCGTGGCTCGCGCCGTGGAGCGAGGTCGTGGAACTCAAGCGCGTGAGAAACTGCGGCCAGGCGGAGCGGCGCCTTGCGCGGGAAGCGTTTGATCTCATCCTTTCGGACTACGAGCTGCCCGACGGGAATTCGCTGGACCTCTTTACCCGGCTTTCCACCCGAATGAACCTGCCGCCGTTTATTCTGATCTCGGGGCAGGGCAGCGAGGATGTGGTGGCGCAGGCGGTCCGGCGCGGGGCCTGCGACTACCTGCCGAAGGCGGGGCTGAACCGGGAGCGGGTGGTGCAGAGCATTCTGGCGGCGCTGGAGCGTGTGCGGCTGCGCCAGGAGCTGGAGGCGGCGCACCGGCGGCTGGCGGACCTGGCGACGCACGACGAACTGACCGGTCTCTACAACCGGCGCTACCTGATGGAAGCGCTGGAAACCGAGATCAGCCGGGCCCACCGTTACGGCCAGCCGCTCACGCTTTGCATGTTCGACCTGGATCATTTCAAGGACCTGAACGACCAGTTTGGGCACGAAGCGGGGGATCGGGTGCTTGTATCCATTGCCGACATGCTGCACCAGACCGTGCGATCGCCCGACGTGGCGGGGCGGTATGGCGGGGAGGAGTTCCTCGTGCTGCTCATCAACACCGGCGTCGAAAAAGCGGCGCACTATGGGGACCGCCTCCGGCGGCAGGTGGGCCGCAAGCGGTTTCGATTCGGTGGCCAGGCGCGGGTCCGGATCACGTGCAGCATCGGCCTGGCGGCCTGCCACCCGGACGCGGATCGCGCGCCGGACCTGGTCAACCGCGCGGACGCCGCGCTCTACGACGCAAAAGGCAGCGGGCGCAACCGGGTTCGCATCGCGCGGTAG
- a CDS encoding pyridoxine 5'-phosphate synthase, with translation MIELGVNIDHVATLREARKGIVPSVLEAAAVCERAGAQQITVHLRQDRRHIQDRDVYALAGALTTRMNLEMAAVDEIIAIAHQVKPYTVCLVPENRQEITTEGGLDVKAQRAWLAEVVAGMHAHGVKVSMFIDPDPDQVEASAATGADYVELHTGAYANAAGAGIERELARLRTSAAAIAQTDMRFHAGHGLTARNLAPIVALPGLREVNIGHDIIARAIFIGLEAAVKEILAALKPR, from the coding sequence ATGATAGAACTCGGCGTCAACATAGACCACGTGGCAACCCTCCGCGAGGCGCGAAAGGGTATTGTCCCCAGCGTGCTGGAGGCGGCGGCGGTCTGCGAGCGCGCGGGCGCCCAGCAGATTACCGTGCACCTGCGACAGGACCGCCGGCACATACAGGACCGGGACGTGTACGCGCTCGCGGGCGCGCTTACGACGCGCATGAACCTCGAAATGGCTGCCGTGGACGAAATCATCGCCATCGCGCACCAGGTGAAACCCTACACCGTTTGCCTCGTGCCCGAGAACCGCCAGGAAATCACCACCGAAGGCGGCCTCGACGTGAAGGCACAGCGCGCCTGGCTGGCCGAGGTGGTCGCGGGCATGCACGCCCACGGCGTCAAAGTTAGCATGTTTATCGACCCCGATCCGGATCAGGTCGAAGCCAGCGCGGCGACCGGGGCGGACTACGTGGAGCTGCACACCGGCGCGTACGCCAATGCGGCGGGTGCGGGTATCGAGCGCGAGCTGGCGCGGCTCCGGACGTCGGCCGCCGCGATCGCGCAAACCGATATGCGCTTTCACGCGGGCCACGGCCTGACCGCGCGCAATCTCGCCCCGATCGTGGCGCTGCCCGGCCTGCGCGAGGTGAACATCGGGCACGATATTATCGCGCGCGCGATATTCATCGGGTTGGAGGCGGCGGTGAAGGAAATCCTCGCGGCCCTCAAGCCGCGCTGA
- a CDS encoding phosphoglucosamine mutase produces the protein MPDRLFGTDGIRGKANLYPMTAEMALQVGRAAGHLFQNGKGHHTILIGKDTRRSCYMLENALTAGLCSAGINVLLTGPLPTPGVSYIMRSLRCDGAIMISASHNDYADNGIKLFGRDGYKIPDESEDEIERLIRTKEVEKTRPTGNDIGVARRIDDAVGRYIEFVKASFPKGMRLDGLRIVVDCSNGATYKAGPNTLRELGAEVIAIGDRPDGRNINEGVGSVHPEEMRATVIRERADLGIAFDGDGDRLVMADGNGRLLDGNALLAILAIDRLERGELPNSTIATTIMANGGLARALEPLGGKIIHTQVGDRYVVEAMREHGLAIGGESSGHMIMLDHNTTGDAIIAALQVLAIIVRKEQPLTDLAHAYQEMPESHQKVPLGGKPKPSQESLDALVEEIRDELAGKGRVVIRPSGTEPIVRVMVQHQDARTAQTLTKQLADRVAAL, from the coding sequence ATGCCAGATCGCTTGTTTGGCACGGACGGGATCCGGGGCAAGGCGAACCTGTACCCGATGACCGCCGAGATGGCCCTTCAGGTGGGCCGGGCCGCGGGCCACTTGTTTCAGAACGGGAAGGGGCACCACACCATTCTGATCGGGAAGGATACGCGGCGTTCCTGCTATATGCTGGAGAACGCGCTGACGGCCGGCCTGTGCTCCGCCGGGATTAACGTCCTTCTGACCGGGCCCCTCCCCACCCCGGGCGTCTCCTACATCATGCGGAGCCTCCGCTGCGATGGCGCAATCATGATTTCCGCCTCTCACAACGACTACGCCGACAACGGCATCAAGCTCTTCGGGCGCGACGGCTACAAAATCCCGGACGAGTCCGAAGACGAGATTGAACGGCTCATCCGCACGAAAGAGGTCGAGAAGACACGGCCCACCGGCAACGACATCGGCGTTGCCCGGCGCATTGACGACGCCGTCGGACGCTACATCGAGTTTGTGAAGGCCTCGTTCCCCAAGGGCATGCGCCTCGATGGCCTCCGGATCGTGGTCGACTGTTCCAATGGCGCGACATACAAGGCCGGTCCAAACACGCTGCGCGAACTCGGCGCCGAGGTGATTGCGATTGGCGATCGGCCCGACGGCCGAAACATCAACGAGGGAGTCGGTTCGGTGCATCCCGAGGAAATGCGCGCAACGGTCATCCGCGAGCGCGCCGACCTCGGCATCGCCTTTGACGGCGACGGGGACCGGCTCGTCATGGCCGACGGCAACGGGAGGCTGCTCGACGGCAACGCGCTGCTCGCCATTCTGGCGATTGACCGGCTTGAGCGCGGCGAACTGCCCAACAGCACCATCGCGACGACCATCATGGCCAACGGCGGCCTGGCGCGCGCGCTCGAGCCGCTGGGCGGCAAGATTATCCACACCCAGGTCGGCGACCGCTACGTCGTGGAGGCCATGCGCGAGCACGGCCTGGCCATTGGCGGGGAGTCCTCGGGGCACATGATCATGCTGGATCACAACACCACGGGCGACGCGATTATCGCGGCGCTGCAGGTGCTCGCCATCATCGTTCGCAAGGAGCAGCCGCTGACGGATCTGGCCCACGCCTACCAGGAGATGCCGGAGAGCCACCAGAAAGTGCCCCTCGGCGGCAAGCCCAAACCCTCGCAGGAATCGCTTGACGCGCTGGTGGAGGAAATTCGCGACGAGCTCGCGGGGAAGGGCCGGGTCGTGATACGGCCTTCCGGCACCGAGCCCATCGTGCGGGTGATGGTGCAGCACCAGGACGCGCGCACCGCACAGACCCTGACGAAGCAACTGGCGGACCGCGTCGCCGCGCTGTAA
- the folP gene encoding dihydropteroate synthase, protein MNAAAGRFAPLYTGAVIARRRAFVMGIVNLTPDSFFDGGRLPDPEAARDHALALAADGADILDLGAESSRPGAAPVTPEAEMARLIPVLDLLRDCPVPLSVDTYHAATARAALDRGAAMINDISALRFDPEMAAVVADRGCPCVLMHMRGEPRNMQANPQYGDVVADIGAFFEERIAAAERAGIRREQLWLDPGFGFGKTPEHNLILLKHLGEFCRFGLPVLIGTSNKSTIGHVLNVDIGDRGEGTAATVAASVLAGAHAVRVHDVRAMARVTRMAEAILYAGVC, encoded by the coding sequence ATGAATGCTGCTGCTGGCCGTTTTGCGCCGTTGTACACGGGCGCGGTGATTGCGCGGCGGCGCGCGTTCGTGATGGGCATCGTGAACCTGACGCCGGATTCGTTTTTTGACGGGGGACGCCTGCCCGATCCCGAGGCCGCGCGGGACCACGCGCTGGCGCTGGCGGCGGACGGGGCGGATATCCTCGATCTGGGCGCCGAATCCTCGCGCCCCGGCGCCGCGCCGGTGACGCCGGAAGCGGAGATGGCGCGGCTTATTCCCGTCCTCGACCTGCTGCGCGACTGCCCGGTTCCCTTGTCCGTGGATACGTATCACGCGGCCACGGCGCGCGCCGCGCTGGACCGGGGCGCGGCCATGATCAACGACATCAGCGCGCTTCGCTTCGATCCCGAGATGGCCGCGGTTGTTGCCGATCGGGGCTGCCCGTGCGTGCTGATGCACATGCGGGGCGAGCCGCGCAATATGCAGGCAAACCCGCAGTATGGCGATGTGGTGGCGGACATAGGCGCCTTCTTCGAAGAGCGTATCGCGGCGGCGGAGCGAGCCGGAATCCGGCGGGAGCAGCTCTGGCTCGATCCGGGTTTCGGGTTCGGGAAGACGCCCGAGCACAACCTGATTCTGCTGAAACACCTGGGGGAGTTTTGCCGATTCGGCTTGCCCGTGCTCATCGGGACGTCGAACAAGTCCACGATCGGTCACGTGCTGAACGTGGACATCGGCGACCGCGGCGAGGGCACGGCGGCGACGGTTGCGGCGTCGGTGCTCGCCGGGGCGCACGCCGTTCGCGTGCACGATGTGCGCGCGATGGCGCGGGTGACGCGCATGGCCGAGGCCATTTTGTACGCCGGAGTCTGTTAG